Below is a window of Herminiimonas arsenicoxydans DNA.
TTGCGTACAGATAACTACCGCGCCAACAACGAATTGAGGCAAGAGAATTTCAGTGGCGGTGTTCAGTGGGCGCTCCAAAATGGAAAGGTAGGATTTCGAGTGGATTCAGCACGTCAGGATCTACGTCTTCCAGGCTCTCTGACATTGAGTCAGTACCTGCAGAATCCAAGACAAACCTTGAAACCGACGGAGAACGGATCTCTCGACTCCGATCGTTATACGTTTTTTGTTGATCAGCGTTACGGTAATCTGGAACTCGCTGCTGATTTGTCTTATCGGGAAAAGACCTCCAAAGGAGATTTCAGTGGATTTCTGTCCAACGCTGAAAGTGAGGTCAAACAATTCTCTCCCCGTGCAAAATACGTATCGAACTTCGGCAGTACGCGCAATGAATTGATTGTTGGCATGGATTTTTCGGACTCCAAACGGTTCACTCAGAGTTCATTTAACGGGGCTGCAAATGCAGATGAGCATACCTCGCAGCAATCGATGGCGATTTATGGACGCAATGAAATAAGGTTTGGCAATATGCGTGTTGCAGCAGGTGCAAGACATGAAAAATTTGATCAGGATTTGCGCGCAGGAACGTCCTACAATCAATCGTTTTCACTTAACGCCTTCGATTTAAATGCAAGCTATGAATTGACACCGCTGGTGAGCTTGTTTGGGAAAGCAGGTAAAAGCTATCGTGTAGCAAACGTTGATGAAAATGCCTTTTTGTCCAAGCCGCTAAATCCGCAAAGGTCGAACGATCTTGAACTGGGTGGTTTGTTTGGCAATGACAATAATAAATTGATAGCCAAAGTATTCAGGCATAAGCTGAAAGACGAAATTTTTTACGATCCTACAGCGGGTGGCGGCGTTGGTGCCAACGTCAATCTTGACCGTACAAAACGACAAGGTGTTGAAATAGAAGGACGTGCACGATTGTCATCGGAATTTTTCTTGTCTGCGGTATTGCAACATGTCTCGGCCAAATTTACGGATGGCCCCAACAGCGGCAAGGAAATGGTGCTGGTGCCAAAAAATACGGCAACTGTCCGTTTGAACTGGAAGGCGGACAAGCAGACAGCAGATGTTGGCGTGCAATGGGTAGATACACAGCGTTATGGCAAGGATGTTTCGAATAGCTGTACTGCACGTATTCCGTCCTTTGCAACGCTTGATGCGCGCTATGCAGTACGAGTGGGTGCTTGGGAATTCGCTGTCAGCGGTACAAATTTGACGGACAAGGACTATTACAGCCAGGCATTTGGTGACTGCTCGAATAATCGGGGTATATACCCTGATGCGGGTCGCTCGGTAAAATTTTCGGCACGTCTGAATTTTTAGTTTTAAAAATTCCGACAATTATCTGCAAGATCGTCCCGCGTGGATGTTGGAAGATATTTTCCGACAGCCACGCGGGATTTTTACATCTGTATTTTTGATCGTGGATCTGAGGTGATTCAACATCCAAATCCTTGTTCGGTTCTGAAGTGAGTCATGTGGTTCTGATGAAGCCGTCCTCCCACTACGTACTTGGCGCAGTTGTCGGGAGGTGTTGCGGGACGTACAATGTCGCCAGTTTTGGTGCTCGCAGACATGTTCATGTCTGCAGTTAAACGGGAAACACGAAGCTTTACGGCTAACGTGTGCTGCCCCCGCAACGGTAATCAAGCGTCACATATCTGTGACAGGTCGTCTCTTAAACCACTGTGCATTTGCATGGGAAGGTGAGGCTATCGTGCTTGCAAGCCCGGATACCGGCCAGGACAGGTGGAAATGCTGCGAACGGGGATGTTCGCGACGCGATTCGCTCACGTTCTGGTTAGTGCTGGTTCCTGTCTGTTTCGGTCGTTGATTCTGTTCCAGTATTTCTTTTCAATTCAGCCTGCGGGGAAGTGGGCTGGATACTTGTATCTTGAAAAGTAATCATGACCTCATCTGTTTTACGGCGCGCCAGTGTGGCGTTCCCGCCGCTTGCCATTGTTTTGTCCATTTCCGCTGCATTTTCTCCTTTGAGTTTCGCGCAAACTGCTTCTGATCAATCGCTTGAGCCTGTCGTGGTGACAGCCTCGCGTACAGTACAGAAGGCGAGTGATGTACTGGCCGATAATATTGTGATTACTGCTGAAGAAATCCAGCAGTCAGGACAAACTTCACTGATTGATTTACTGCAAAAAAAACGCGGTGTTGAAATTACACGTAATGGTGGCGCAGGAAATAGTTCTAGCGTGTTTTTACGTGGAAGTAATAGTAAACAAGTAGTTCTTCTTATTGATGGTGTACGTAGTGTTTCTTCTACTTTGGGGGATGCGACCTGGTCGGCGATTCCCTTGTCTCAAATAGATCGCGTTGAAATCGTATTTGGCCCGATGAGCAGTATGTATGGTGCTGACGCTGTTGGGGGTGTGATTCAGGTATTTACAAAAAAGGGTAGTGGGGCACCTCGCATTTCCTTCTCCGCTGGAACAGGTACTTATGGAGAGCAGGTGGTTAGCGCTGGTGTCTCGGGCTCAGTCGAAGGCGAGCATCGTATACGTTATGCACTTAATACTGCGCATGAACAGG
It encodes the following:
- a CDS encoding Putative TonB-like receptor precursor (Evidence 3 : Function proposed based on presence of conserved amino acid motif, structural feature or limited homology; Product type prc : putative receptor), producing MKSASSNRSNAAWKPLALVSALATLTFPAVAQVETGQQLTPVTVSASRFESAEAPIGATVITAQQIRDSGAGSINEAIRKIAGVFGRASQSGTSDSSLDLRGFGSSSNQNVAIFVDGIRISENELQPAVMSAIAIESVERIEVVRGGSSVLYGEGATGGTIQIITKRGSTKGTHGSVVAEIGNRGHEEIRASLNAGWDGFSIDANLGALRTDNYRANNELRQENFSGGVQWALQNGKVGFRVDSARQDLRLPGSLTLSQYLQNPRQTLKPTENGSLDSDRYTFFVDQRYGNLELAADLSYREKTSKGDFSGFLSNAESEVKQFSPRAKYVSNFGSTRNELIVGMDFSDSKRFTQSSFNGAANADEHTSQQSMAIYGRNEIRFGNMRVAAGARHEKFDQDLRAGTSYNQSFSLNAFDLNASYELTPLVSLFGKAGKSYRVANVDENAFLSKPLNPQRSNDLELGGLFGNDNNKLIAKVFRHKLKDEIFYDPTAGGGVGANVNLDRTKRQGVEIEGRARLSSEFFLSAVLQHVSAKFTDGPNSGKEMVLVPKNTATVRLNWKADKQTADVGVQWVDTQRYGKDVSNSCTARIPSFATLDARYAVRVGAWEFAVSGTNLTDKDYYSQAFGDCSNNRGIYPDAGRSVKFSARLNF